The Allorhodopirellula heiligendammensis DNA segment GGACAGGCGTCACATTGATGGTGACCGGTGTCTCAGTGAAATCGCGACCATCACCGACGAGCACCCACAGCGAATCGGTGCCCTCAAAATTTTCGTCCGGCGTGTATTCAATCTGGCCATCGGGCCCGATCGTCGCGACCCCAAACTCAGGTGGATAGAGCGGCAAAATAATGAGTTCGTCATCCCCGTCCGTTGCACTGGGCAGTGGCACTGAAAACACGGTGTCTTCCGCTCCCGAGATGACGGGCGTCTCGGCGTAAGCGGGTGCGTCGTTGGAACCAATCAACTGAACCCCAAATGCGATTGGCTCGGCCTGGCCGCCCGCAACGGTCACCCGCGCTGCGGCCGGTTTGCGAAGTGAGAGTTGCACCAGTCCCGCGGCGCCGGTGAGCACGACTGAACGCATGCTGTCATCGAGAGCCAGCGAATGCAAGTCGTCCAATGCCGATAAATCGATCGGTAGGTCGGCGAACACCGCTCCGGTTTCGCTATCAATTAATCGTAAACCGCTATCGAGAGTTGAACCGTCATCGTCAAAGGAACGCGGTGAACGGGTAACCAGCAATCCTCGGTTGGCATCGATTGCGGCGACCGGTTCGGTATCGTCAACGGAGTATAGCATCGCCAAGTTATTGTCGACGTCATACACCGAGAGGTTGTCGCCAGTCCGCAGCACGAGCAAGCCGGCCTGGTCGCTGAATGCCACCACTTCACTGGCGCCACTGACGACGATGGGTTCGCCTAGCATGGATGCAGCGGAATTGCTCCAAAAACTGATGGCGAGCGACTGGGTCATCCCACCTTCTCCATCATCCACTACCGACGCCTCGCTGATCACGCTTCGCGTCGGACCATCATCGCTCCGCGGGGTGGAGTCGCCCGTAACGACTGCGTCCGAACCGACGATCACGCCAGTTGCCGAAATCGTTCCACCCGCTGCATCGAACGCCCACAATTCGCCCTGTTCTTCAGAATCACTCAGGCCCGCGACCATGACCCCGCGTCCCAGGTCATCACCGCCGGCGGAATGAACAGCACTCTCTGATCCGGTGGCGCCCAGCGCGGCGGAACCAGCGAGGGCATCGTCGAGAATCCATGCCTGGCCACCGTCGCTCGTATTCGCAAACACCACCAAGGAACCATCAGCCAGCCGCACGATTTGCGTGATCTCGCCACCCACATCGTAAGGTTCCGAGAGCGTGCCATCCGCAGCGATCGTTTGCAAACTCGCGCCGCTGGCAAGCACCGCCGGGGCGGTCCGTTCACTATCGGTGCCGGCGTCGAGCTTGATCGCGGGAACCGCTGCGATCACATCTGTCCGCATCACCGCGTCATGCAGCAAAATCGCGGAGGATGGTGTCGTTTGAACTTGGCTGTTTGTGCCGCTGAACAATCGCACGGCGTAGTCACCGTCGGGCAAATTGTCAATCGAGAACGATCCTCCCGCACCCGTCAGAGCGAACGGCTCACCCTGGTCCATCTTCGAGTTGTCGTTCTGGTCGACGTAGACGAGACGTTTTTCTAATCCGACTTCCTCGGAATCTCGCCGGAGCGAATCGTTCGCATCATGGAATACACTCCCCACCAGCGCGGCCAACACGCGTCGATCATCGAGCACTTGGAGAGAAAGGCGTCGCGTGGTGCGGTGAAGATGACGTGGCATGAAATCTGGAACTTAAAAATCGCGTAGATAAAAGGTTGCCGGTGGTCGTATCCACATCATGCGGCGGGGCGACCGGTTACCCAAAATGAACGTTTACACCCGCAGACTACGACGCCGGCGGAGGAGAAAAAGTTCCCTCCGTGGGGGGAAACCCGCTCAAAAATGCTCGTCTGTCGGTTTGGATTGGCTTATTATGAACGCTGCATTGCGAAAAAAGTTACTGAAAATTCAAACAATGCTGTCATTTTTGCGCTTTTTTGCCTCATTTTGACCAGAGATTAGCACATGTTATTTCCTGCCACCCGCTACCGATTGATTGAATTCAACCGTTGGGAACTGCCGTTCCATCCGCTTGCCTGTGGGGCCTCCCGCGTGGTGCGGCCGCTAATCGGCTGGATGCTGCCCGTTATGATCGCCGGGGCGGTGGTAGCGTTGTCGTCGGGGACATCGCTCGGGCAAGGCCCCGATGAATCGCCTAGCACATCGGCCTACGAGAGTGGCTATGAGAGTGAGTACGACGATGGCGGCTACGACAGTGAAATGGGCACGACGCCGGCAAAGCCCGCGGCAAATTTGACGACGGGTCCCACCCCCATGTCCATCTTTCAGTTGATTCAACCCGATTGGAAGCCGCTTCGCCAAGAGATCGCCCGCGTATTGGCCCCGTCGGCGACACCATCAACACCCCCGATTACCGGTCCTCAGCTGCGCAATGAAGCGAATGTTGCGATGCGTTACGGCAATCTTCCACTCGCCCGGGATCTGTATTTCGGGTTCCTGGCTCGCGGGGGAGAAGAATCAAAAGAGGATCTCAACAGTTTGAAGTTTAGTAACTACTTCCGCCGCCCCGTGTGGCAAATCCGGTGGGGGGTCTCCCTCGGACTTCACGGTGACACCGACGTGACGGACTTCGCTCCCATCAAGGCCGATGCCGCTGCCGGAATGGGCGGAATGGATTCAGGCATGGAAATGTCGAGCGATTATGAGTCGGATTCCTTCAACGGGGAGGGGGGGCCGGGCTCATCAAGCGTTGCGGAATTATCCGGGTCACCGAGTTCATCGAGTTCGTACGATGACTATGAAAATATGGAGATGGACAGCGGATCCAGTTCCCAGGGCGCCCCACGGTACGATAGCAACGGGCGTCTGATCAGTCCAAATGCCGCAGCTGCTGCGGCTCCCCAGGCACAAATGACCGATCCGAACATTAGTGATCGGTTCGAAGAACTAATGGGGTATGTGGCGACCACTGTCAAGGAATCCATGCAGACGCGAATGGCGAGCGGTCAATTTGGCCTCGCCCTCGCCAACGTAGACCTGGAAGCAACCGACCAGGGTGATACGGTCGAAGGCGATTATGTCCAACCCAGTGAGCCTCGCATGTGGATCTCAAACGTCGTATATCTCGGGGAGGGGAGCACTCAAGAAATGTCCAAAGCGGCTGCGACACAGGGAATCGAACTCTTGCTGCACTTCGACGTTGGCTTGAAAGAAGTACGCAATAGCACGCCCCAAAATTCCACTCGTGTCAAAGTGATCGACGGCCGCAGCGGCCGCACCCTGATCACTTCCAGCGAGATGGATAATCGCGAACTCCAAAGGCTACTGCAGACCAAACGCGCCACCGCCGAGAGCTACGTCAACGGGGCATTGGAAAAGTTCTGGAGCGTCCTGGACAGCAAACTCAGCGTCGAGCCGTTCCCCAAGCTCACCCCCGAAGTGGCGAGGCGCCGCGTGACAGGCGTGTTGGGGGATTCCTCTTTCACGCTGCTGCGCAAACTTGCCGAAATTCAGTATATGGGAGCTCAGGGATGGCTCACGGCGGAAGAAGTTGAGCAGGCCTACGCAATCGCGGCTGGCTCCGACGGGATGACAATCCTGTATGGCTCACCGACGGACGCCATCAGTACAGTCCATGACATCGCGAAGCGGTCGGCAGTGAGAACGCCTTGAAAGTGTTTTTTGACTATCATGGGCGGACAACTCTGATCTGTCTTCTTCGCCCTCGCAGTCTCCTTGAGAATATGGTCTCGCTCGTGTTCCGCTTGTCTACCCTCAGCTTCGCTGTCGCGGCGTTCGTGTGCTCGATGAGCCACACGAGCAATCCCGCGTTGGCACAAACGCCGGAGTCCGGTTCGATCTTTACCGATCCGGCATTAGAAGCGGCAGTCCGTGCCCACGTCTTCGCCAAACGCCACGGTAATGAACCGTTGACTGTCGACGACGTTGCGGAGATTTCACGCGTCGTGGCCCCGCAGCAGGGAATCCGCAGTCTGGAGGGGTTGCAACACTGTCGGTCATTGATGTTGGTCGACTTGGCGGGTAACGAAATCAGCGATCTCGCGCCGCTAGCGAAACTGAACAAATTGCAGAGTGTGACGCTGGCAGGAAACCGCATTGAGAGCATTGCGGCACTGGAACCGCTGACTAGGATTCAGTTACTCGATCTCTCCGGGAACGACGTGGCGCAGCTGGAGCCGATTCGCAACATGAAGAATATGCGAACCCTCTATCTCGCCGATAATCAGCTCGAAAATATTTCCGCGATCGCCGAGTTGCAAAAGATCAGTGCCTTGGATCTCGCCGGCAACCCAATCGTCGATTTGTCACCTGTGTCAAGTTTGGGTTGGCTGACGACGCTAGAGATCTCAGATTGCCAAGTGCGGTCGCTGTCACCACTGGGCAACTTGACCAAATTAGCGATGCTAATCATGCCCAATAATCCGATTGATTCGCTCGACCCCATCCTCAAAATGTGTGTTGAAGATGCCGGCTCAAATCGACGATTTGCACCCTACCTGAAGATCTATCTCGATTTGCAGTCAGACAAGGCGTCCGCCTGGCAGGGGGCTATTGAAAAACTAAAAGCAGTCGGCGTGTCGGTTCATGACTATCGTCGACCCACTACATCGAAATCAACACACTCGCCATGAGTATCACCAAAGAAGAATTTGTGGAACGCGTCATCTCGGCCGGAGTTGCCGAACGCATGGACGTCAGTCGTGCCATCGGAGAACTTGGTGTCGGCGAGGTGACGTTGCCGCAAGTGGTCGATCATCTGCAGAGCCGTGGATTGATCACAACCCTGCAGACTGAGAAGATCATGCGCGGTGATCGGGTCGGGTATTTTTACGGCGACTTCAAGATCCTCTATCTGATCGGCGCGGGTACATTCGCACGAGTGTACCGGGCTGAAAAAGACGGTCAGGTGTTTGCTGTCAAAGTGCTCCGAAAGCGATTCCGCGATGAGGCGCACGAACTCGAACAGTTCCTCCGGGAAGGCCGGATGGGGTTAAAACTTAAACACCCCAACATCGTGCGGATTCTCGAGGTGGTGCCCGACCGCCATAACCCCTTTCTTGTGATGGAGTTCGTGGAAGGGCAGACGTTGCGTGAACTGGTGAAGATTCGCGGCAAGCTTCCCGTCGAACTCTCCCTGAAATTGATGCACGAAATCGCACAGGGGCTCGCCTTTGCTGCGTCCCTCGGAATCTCGCACCGGGACTTAAAGCTCTCCAACGTGCTGATCAGTTCAGGTGGCGTAGCGAAACTTGTTGACTTCGGTTTGGCAGCGTTGGCGGACCGCAGCAATCCCGAAGTGGTCGCTGATTGCCCCAACGCGCGTGCGATCGATTACGCCGCGCTGGAGCGGGGAACGAATGTTCGCAAGGATGATCC contains these protein-coding regions:
- a CDS encoding leucine-rich repeat domain-containing protein, with the protein product MFRLSTLSFAVAAFVCSMSHTSNPALAQTPESGSIFTDPALEAAVRAHVFAKRHGNEPLTVDDVAEISRVVAPQQGIRSLEGLQHCRSLMLVDLAGNEISDLAPLAKLNKLQSVTLAGNRIESIAALEPLTRIQLLDLSGNDVAQLEPIRNMKNMRTLYLADNQLENISAIAELQKISALDLAGNPIVDLSPVSSLGWLTTLEISDCQVRSLSPLGNLTKLAMLIMPNNPIDSLDPILKMCVEDAGSNRRFAPYLKIYLDLQSDKASAWQGAIEKLKAVGVSVHDYRRPTTSKSTHSP
- a CDS encoding dockerin type I domain-containing protein, with protein sequence MPRHLHRTTRRLSLQVLDDRRVLAALVGSVFHDANDSLRRDSEEVGLEKRLVYVDQNDNSKMDQGEPFALTGAGGSFSIDNLPDGDYAVRLFSGTNSQVQTTPSSAILLHDAVMRTDVIAAVPAIKLDAGTDSERTAPAVLASGASLQTIAADGTLSEPYDVGGEITQIVRLADGSLVVFANTSDGGQAWILDDALAGSAALGATGSESAVHSAGGDDLGRGVMVAGLSDSEEQGELWAFDAAGGTISATGVIVGSDAVVTGDSTPRSDDGPTRSVISEASVVDDGEGGMTQSLAISFWSNSAASMLGEPIVVSGASEVVAFSDQAGLLVLRTGDNLSVYDVDNNLAMLYSVDDTEPVAAIDANRGLLVTRSPRSFDDDGSTLDSGLRLIDSETGAVFADLPIDLSALDDLHSLALDDSMRSVVLTGAAGLVQLSLRKPAAARVTVAGGQAEPIAFGVQLIGSNDAPAYAETPVISGAEDTVFSVPLPSATDGDDELIILPLYPPEFGVATIGPDGQIEYTPDENFEGTDSLWVLVGDGRDFTETPVTINVTPVPDVPSGVTAGIDPVPENLPPGIAGGSSPIGIVGVIDVDAVNHFGVQILDLNRVPDERFQVVDLKIYFVGPEPLDAETEWLIPLIVSVDDPDSGGKLEFLTAISVLDEDDPITDITPDDATVNENSPGESITALGVIDQDVGQSHDLSVDDDRFEIVNRGLKLKDGVALDYEATLTVTVNVTAEHDEDSFTKAITITVLDQAETPENLELSNQTVNELEVAAVVGELTVDGNPAANGHSLTVNDARFVIEGSTLRLADNTFIERTPGLDDEILVEITATPITGGADGVTEEFVIAVVGHATPFHNGSYPEDVNRDEGVTAVDALAIINYLNAYGAGPVGEGDPSYGYDVNSDGFVTSLDALLVINELNAISTSTTGTVGNEPSGEPDAGSGNSKASKRIAKESDVPVPLQAPPISPRQRAIPQDFAIASLVDAISAKAVDSSAQESIDEAVAVISVDTPRMRDDATRADEVFGESEIDLLG